CGCACAAGATCGGCATGGGATTCGATGCTCCGGGACTGGGCACCTTGAGCTTCGACTTCAGTGATACAGTCGCCGATGACTGACGGACGGCTGCGAGTTGCCGTAACAGGCGCCGCGGGCTACCTCGGCAGCAGGCTCATCGAGCGCCTTGATGAGGGAGATTCGGTCAGCTACATCCTGGCGACCGACATTCGGGCACCCAGCTCTACCTACGGTGAACGTACAAAATTCGTGAAGCTCGACGTCACCGAACGCTTCCCCACACTTCTTGCCCAACATGACATCGACGCGGTCGCACACCTGGCCTACGTGCTCAACCCCGGACGCAACCATGACCACGCCAGGAAGGTGAACGTACTGGGCACAGAACACCTCGTGGAGGCGTGTCGCAACTCGGACGTGGCCCACGTCGTCTACCTGAGCAGCACATCGGTGTACGGAGCCCACCCGGACAATCCCGAGTTTCTTACCGAAGAGCATCCCGTACGGCCAATCCCGGGATTCCAGTACAGCGAGGACAAGGTAGCCGCCGAGCTGCTACTTACCGAGTATGCTGAGGAGCGTCCAACAACCGCCGTCACGATCCTGCGTGGGTGTCCTGTCATGGGGCCACGCGCAGATAACTTCATTGCCAATGCGTTCCACAAGCCGGTCCTGCCTCGCGTTGGCCATGCCGACCCACCAATGCAGTTCACCCACGAAGATGACCTGATGAACATAATCCTGAAGTGCCTGGAGGATAGGACAGCGGGGACCTACAATGTCGCCGGCGACGGCACCATCAGCTGGACTCAAATGGCGGTAGTCATGGGGCGCAGGATGCTGAGGCTCCCTCCAGTGGCGTGGCGATCACTCACCTCGCTGGCATGGGAACTCGGTCTGCAGTCAGACGCCCCCGCATGTGGGCTGGACTTCATCAGCTACAGGTGGACCGCCAGTGTGGACAAGCTGAAGCGCGAGCTCGGATTGCAACTGAAATACACGTCCAGTGAAGCGTGGGATTCGTTCGCCACTCGTGCCGGACGGCGATGAATTTCTCGTAAGACCGAAGTTGTACATACAGGAAGTGCCATGAAAGTAATCATCGATGCAGACACAGGAACCGACGACGCCATTGCTCTTGTCATGGCAGTCAACTCGCCGGAGCTGCAGATAGGCAGTGTCACGGCCGTTGCGGGAAACGCTCGCCTGGCTGACACAACGCGAAATGCACTACGACTGCTTAGCTATCTCGGCCGGCCTGACATACAGGTCTCCAAGGGCGCAGACAGACCCCTGAAGGTGAAGAACAGGTTCTCCTATCATTACCACGGTCCACGTGGTCTGACGACACGTCTGCCAACTACCGACTCCAGGCCAATTGCAGCGCGGGCTGCCGAGCATATGCACACTGCCGCTGAACAGGCTGACGGTGAGCTGGAGATCATCGCGCTGGGTCCATTGACCAACGTGGCGCGAGCGATAATGCGAGGACCCGAACAGATGAGACATGTGAAGCGCATCTACGTGATGGGGGGAGCCGTCGAGGTCCCTGGCAACGTGACGCCTTCAGCCGAGTTCAACATCTACGCCGACCCTCATGCGGCTAGCATCGTGTTCGACTCGGGAATTCCAATCACTCTCGTTGGCCTGGATGTGGGAGACGCCGTGGGATTCGACCGCAACGGAACTGACTGGCGTTCAGGCACCTCGAAAGGCGAGGAGGTATCGGCCCGGATCATGCAGGGGTGGTTCGATTCACACCCAGGGCGCGACGTCTACGTCCTGTGCGACCCGGTTACGGTTGCCGCCGCAGTGGCGGCCGACCTCTTCCAGTATAGACACGGATCGATTACGGTCGATGAGGATGGCGAGCATCGCGGCAGGACGAAGGCTAAATACGGAGATGGAAACGTGACCATAGCTCTCAGCGTCGACGAAGATCGTGCGCGTGCCTTCGTTCTCGAAAGGCTTGTTACCAGGGACTGACGGGCCCGAGGCGGCTCACGAAAGATGTTCTGCCGATTCCAGGTAGCTGAGCATGGTGTCCCACCTGGCGCCAAGTACGTGACGCATGTTTCGCGTCGTGACTTCTTCCACTTCCTCCACGAGCTCTGCCAGAGTCTGAGCGACGTTGGCAACGTGCCTGGGTTCTGTCCAGTTTTCGCGCTTGGACTTGAATGGCTGGGGCGCCGCATCTGTCTCCAGGACGATACTCTCCAGGGGAACCTTGACTGCGGCCTCCTGCAGGTACGTGAGCCGCAGCAGGGGTCGCGCAAGCGAGATGTAGAAGCCGAGGTCCATGACCTTCTTCGCAGTCTGGAAGTCTCCCTGGAAGTAGTGCATGATGCCGCCGACATCGTAGGCACGCTCTTCGCGCAGCACGCGGAACGCCTCGTCGTGAGATTCGCGACTGTGGAACACGACTGGAAGTTCGAGCTCGCGGGCCAGCCGAATCTGCTCCCTGAAGGCAGGGTACTGGATGGCGCGGTCAGGCGCTCCTTCCATGAAGTCCAGGCCAATCTCGCTCATCACCAGTACAGGTTCCTGAGAGTCTCGTAGGTCTGGTCTGTGAACGGCTCGCGGATGTCCATAGGGTGGATGCCCACACCTGAGAAGAAGCCGTCGTACTTCGCCGAAAGCGCGAGAGACCTCTCTGTCGAGGGTATAGTCGTTCCTGCCGAGATCACGGCGTGAACTCCCACATCTCGGGCGCGGCCGAGTATCTCCCCGACTTCTGTGTCCGAAAATGAGTCCAAGTGCACGTGGCTGTCTATGTACATGCTGGAGAGTCGCCCGTCCCGCAGGAGTCTTCTGTTATGGTCAATCGTCCCTGGCGGTCATTATACTAGCTCAGAATGCAATCGCCCGCGCACCGCGGGCGTTGTCATGTGAGGCATATTTGAGAAGTTGGGTGTTGACGGTCGCGAGAGTCGGGCTGGGAGTCGCTGCGAGCGGTCTCTTGGGTTGGCTCGCCGTAAGGGGCCTGGACTGGGGGCTGGTCGTGGATGCCTTTTCCGGGGTATCCATCACAATGATGGCCCTGGCTACGCTCGTTTTCATGGTTGCAAACTACCTGCGGGCCGTCCGCTGGCGAGCGCTCTTCGTCGACGGGACCGTCTCCACAAACCGTCTGTTCGTCGTGCAGAACATTGGCATAGGTCTTAACAACGTAGTACCTGTCAGGGTGGCATCCGAGGCCGTGCAGATAGCGATCCTGTCACTGCGAGATAACGTTCGGCCGTCAGTCGCGCTCGCCACCGTAGGAATGGAACGAGTTCTCGATCTAATCGTCAGCGCTGTGATACTGGGAATCGCACTGGTCTTGATTCCCGAGATGGAGCGGTTCACGCTCTACATCTGGGGAGCGATCGGCATTGCCGTCGCATCGGTGGTGGTCGTCAGAATCCTTGCATGGAGCAGCGCTGGGGTTGAGTGGGTGACTCGAATCACCTTTCTGGCAGAGTTCCTGAGCGCCGTGAAAGACCTGGAGAGGGAGAGGACCCGTCTGGCGGCTTCCACCGGAGTTACGTTCGTGTACTGGCTGCTGGTCGGAGTGACTGCGTGGATGATCGCAGATTCGATAAGTCTGTCAATCACGCCTGTAGTCGCGACCGCCGTCATCATGGGGACGATATATTTCGCCACCGCCGTGCCTGCGGCTCCCGCGGCAATAGGCACCTTTGAGTTTGCTGTTGTTTATGTGCTCGAGCTGTTCGGCGTTAGCCGTGAGTCTGGATTCGGATTCGCCATCATCACCCACGCCGTGTTCTTCCTGCCTCCAACGATCATGGCTGCAGTATTTCTGCCTCGTGAGGGAATCGGGTCTATCGGTCGTTTACGGTCTGCATTCGCTGGCCTGAAGGACAGACTGGAAGCGGAGTCTGCATGAGACTGGAGTTCATCTGGTCCACAGTGCTGAGTTGCCTGCTTCTGACCTTCGTCGCCGGTTGCGGTCAGAGTGTCGAGCCGACACCGACGCCTCTGCCAACGATAGCTCCGACTGCCACGGCTGTCCCGTCGCCCACCGCGACGCCCGAGCCGACCACTACACCAACTCCGCCAACGACAACTCCGAGTCCGACTCCGGCGCCAGTCAGTACGGCCACCCCTGTCCCAATTACCCCTACGCCGGCGCCCACTCCTGACTCGAGACGGCGCGGTGGGACTCTGAACCTGTCCACCTCCGAGAACATCGCCCACCTGGACGTCCACATGGACGTCTCCCCTTCCCTGTCGACGTGGGGGCCGGGAATCGCCTACTCACGTCTGCTGAGGCTCAAGTCGGGGTCGGACGTGAACCTGCCGAGCCTTGCCGTCGAGTGCGACCTGTGTACCTCGTGGACCATGGAATCGCCAACCACGTACAGGTTCGAACTCAGGCCCGACGCGCGGTGGCAGGACATAGGCCCGGTATATGCCAGGGCGGTCACGGCGGAGGATGTTGTCTTCAGCTATCTGCGCCAAGCCGGCCCGGAGCTTCCCAACTCAGCCCTGCTCTACAACGTCGCCGAACTTCGCCAACTGGACCAGCACACAATCGCGATCACCCTGGACTCCCCGGATGCTGACGCACTCCTGGCTTTCGCCGATGGGCATTCCAAGATTGTAGCCAGGGAGGCCGTAGAACTGAACGGCGACCTTCGCGACGGTCCCACCGTTGGGTCAGGGCCGTGGGTGTTGGCCGGTACGGCTCGCGACGACAAGCACGAATTCAGTCCGAATCCTCTCTATTATGAGCAGGGCCTTCCTCTGCTGGACAAGCTGAACATCCTGATCATGCCTGACGAAAGCACACGAAATGCCGCGTTTCAGACCGGCATGATCGATGTCATGAACATGAGCCCCGGAGAGTGGACTACTTACACAGACCGGTTCCCCCTTGCGCCCTTCATCAAGGTGCCCCAACCCGGAGTCGGGGCGGAGGTCGCGTTCAATACAACAGAGCCGCCGTTCGACAACCTTGAGGTCAGACGTGCGGCTATCCTCGGGATGGAGCCCATGAAGGCCATCGAAGAGCACTGGGGAGGATTCGGGTTCGTCGGTCAGGGCTTCTCTTCTGCATCGCCGGAGTGGTTGATTCCTCAGAATGAGATTGCCGGGCGTTTCGATCGACGCTCGGACGCAAAGACTCTACTTCGCAACGCGGGCGTGACTGTCCCGATCCCAGTGGTCATCACCGTAGGGGACTTTGGCGAGGCGTACACTTCTCACGCGCACGCGATCTCGGTGGAACTTCAGGAGTTGGGATTCGAGGTCGAGACGGACATAGTCAACAGGCGTGAGTTCGGCGAGCGGGTCTGGCTAGGCGGCGAGTACCAGATGATGCTTGGGCCTCCCGCGCCGATAACGGCTCCAAACGGCTTTCTCTTTCCCGTTCTTCACAGCGAGGGCATCTGGAACACGACCGGGCATAGGGACACGGTTCTTGACGAACTGATCGAGGCGCAGGCTGTGGAGTTCGACTCCAAGAAGCGTGCTTCTCTGATCCGAAGCATCCAGGAGCGCGTTCTTGATCAGGGATACAGGTTCATGCCAGCAGCCAAAGAGTCGATCTGGACCTGGCGTGACCACGTGAGGGACTTTCACCCAAACTTCAGCGCCTACGAGTATCATCACTGGGCGCGAGTTTGGCTGGATAAGTAGGGGCCAGGATCGAAACCTGCCCCTACCCCCGGCCTTCGATGGCGTCCTCCAGGGTTGACCATGCCAGAAGGGCACACTTGATCCTGACGGGAAACTCCCGCACCTTCGCGAGGGACCCCAGGTCACCCAGTTTGTCCAGCTCCGACGGTGTGGGATCGGGCCCCTGCATCATACGGTGGAAACTGCCTGACAGCACTTCGGCTTCCGCCAGGGTTAGGCCCTTGATCGCTTCGGAGAGCATCGAGCCCGTAGCCTGGTTGATCGAGCAGCCCTCGCCCTGAAAGCCAACCTGCGACACGCGAGACTGGTCGTCGAGCATGATCTGAAGGTGGATCTCGTCACCGCAGAAGGGGTTCACACCGTCAGCGATCACGTCGGCATCCGGAATGTTGGAAGGGTTCCTGGGGTGCCGGCGGTGGTCCAGGATCAGATCGTCGCGGTAGATATCGTCGAGGTTACCCAGCGCCATCCGAGAAGTACCTGAGAGCGCGCTTGACAGAGTCGACCAGGGCGTCGATCTCTTCCTCGGTGTTGTAGAGGTAGTAGCTCGCACGGGCCGTCGCGACTACGCCGAGCTCTCGCATCAGCGGCATGGTGCAGTGGTGTCCAGTTCGGACGGCTATCCCATCACGGTCGAGAAAACGATGTCCGAGTGGAACGAGATGATCCCTCCACGCTTTTCAGGGTCTCTCGGGCCGAAGATGACTACATCCTCTTCGAGTTCCTTGAACGCATCCAATGCGTAGGCGCTGAGGGCGATTTCGTGTGCTCGAACGTTTTCCATTCCGAGGTTGTCCAGGTAGTCGATCGCCGCACCAAAACCGATGGCGTCGGCGATATTGGGCGTACCCGCCTCGAATTTCATAGGCACGTCGTTCCACGTAGCGCGGTCGTACCAGACCTCGAGCACCATCTCGCCGCCCCGCATGAACGGCTCCATGCCCTCCAGGATTTCCTGCCTGCCGTATAGCGCGCCAATACCTGTTGGGCCAAGCATCTTGTGGCCGCTCAGGGTAAGGAAGTCGCAGTCGAGTGCCTTGACGTCCACGGGCATGTGGGGCGCGCTTTGAGTGGCATCAATGAGCACGGTCGCTCCGACAGCCCGCGCCTTGTCCACAAGCTCCCGGACAGGATTGACGATCCCGATGCCGTTTGACATGTGGACCACCGCCAGCAGCTTGGTCCTCTGCGTGATGAACTCGTCCACACGCGACATGTCGAGGCTGTTGTCGTCCTCCCGCATGGGCAGGATTCGGAGCTTCGCCCCCTTGTCTCTAGCAACCTTCTGCCATGGCACAAGGTTTGAGTGGTGCTCATACGGAGTGACGACGATCTCGTCGCCCTCGACGATGTTCTCTTCGGCCCACGTATATGCGACGAGGTTGAGGGACTCAGACGCGTTGCGCGTCCAGATAATCTCGTTGGAGCTATCGGCTCCGATAAAGCGGGCCACATTGGCGCGCGCTTCCTCGTACCTTTCTGTCGCCTCCTGGCTGAGCGCGTGTACGCCGCGATGCACGTTGGCGTTGTATCGCTCGTAGTACTCCACGAGCGCCTCAATCACCTGGCGCGGCTTCTGGGTGGTGGCCGCATTGTCCAGGTAGATCAGAGGCTTGTCGTAGACCTTCCTACTCAGAATGGGAAAGTCCTGCCTGATCTTCTCAACGTCTAACATGTACGAGGCTCCGGGGCATTAGCCCTGAGATGTGAGTATTGCTCAAAAGGCTAAACGTCGAGTTCGATGTCATCGCCATCGACCCGCACTGGGAACGTGTCGACCGGCACGACAGCCGGGAGCGCGGTAACGTCGCCTGTACGTACGTCGAAGCATGCGCCATGCCTGGGGCACTCTATCTCGTGGCCGCTGAGGTATCCCTGAGCCAGAGGTGCTTCGTCATGGGTGCATACATCGTCAATAGCGTAGAAGTCCCCGTCAACGTTGCAGACCGCTATGGCCCGGTCTCCAACTTCATAGACCTTGGCGGTCCCCGCCGGTACGTCCTCAACCTTGCCTACCTTAACGAATGCCATGATTGTCGCTCCTAGTCTGAATCTGACCTATCGATGTATCTACCGTTTCTCGTTCGTCACCTACGCTGAAGCCGACAAACGCACGGAATCTAGTTCTGAGTGTTGGAGAAGTCTAATGGTTGCGAGCCTGTCGACGAAGCCGAGAGTATTGCGTTGCTCCTGTCCACCAAGTCCCCAATTGTCCTGGAGCTAAGAATCTGGTCGACCGCAAGCTCAACCTCCTGCCAAACCTCCCGCTGTGCGCAGGTGGGCACATGAATGCAGGCGCGGAGGTCAACCAGGCACGCAACCAGGTTATCGCTCGGCCCAAGGCACTCCATGACGCTGCTCAGGCTGATGTCGCCGGGCTCCATCGCCAGAGTATGGCCACCCTGCCTGCCCCGCTGCGACCTGACTAGTCCGGCCCTCCCAAGCGCATGAAGCACCTGCGCGAGGTATGGCTCGGGAATCATCGTCCTGCCGGCAATCTCGCTGGCCCGCACCGGGGCGCTCTGGTGATGAAGCGCAAGGTCAACCAGCGCTCTTACTCCATAATCGACTTTGACGGGTATGTGCATGTCTCCACCTCCTCCGAAGCAGTTGGTATTGCTACTCCGTGGAAACAGTCTCTTTCTTCGACTCCTGAAGTGCAGATGCCAGGGTATGCACCGGCAGCGTCGCGCACTTAATTCGCGTCGGGTAGCCGGAGACCCCCTCGAGTATCTCGAGGTCTCCAAGTATCTCGTAGTCGAAGTCGTCGCCGGCTTGCCTGGTCAGGAGCATCCTGAAGTTCTCGATCACCTTCTTTGCGTCTTCGGAACTTCTGCCCTTGACTGCCTCGCTCATCATCGACGCCGCAGCCTTGGAGATAGCGCATCCGACAGCGACGTAGCCAATATCTTCGATACCGTCCTCTCCGTTCATGGTGAGAAACAGGGATATCTGGTCTCCGCAGAGAGGGTTGAAGCCCTCTGCGCTGCGGTCCGGATCGTCGATCTTCTTGAAGTTACGGGGCCTGCGGTTGTGGTCCATCACAACTTCGGCGTACAGGTCAGTAAGGTCGTTCATAATCATCCTCACACCTACCCTCACCCATCAAGGGCTTACAGGGGTAGGTAAACCGGCAGTTCGTTCGTTCCCGGATCAAGTCCGGGACGGGCTCTGAGCTTGTCGAAGGACATCCGCGGGAATGACGGTTTGTGAATACCTACCCTCACCCATCAAGGGAGAGGTGGCAGTGGATCGGTTCCTCAAAATGAAAATTCGTACTTCGGAATGGCGTCGAGGAACGACTCTTCCAGGTAGTCGTGCAACTCTGGTATGTCAACTGTATCGATGACCTCTGAAGTGAAGCCAAATATGAGCAGGCGGCTGGCGGTCTCCAGATCGATCCCGCGGCTGCGCATGTAGTAGACGGTTGACTCGTCTACGTTCCCTGCCGTCGCACCGTGGCCGCACTTCACGTCGTCGGCCCAGATGAACAGGGCAGGCTTGGAGTCTACCTCGGCGTCCGAGGAGAGCAGCAGGTTCTTGTCCGACTGCAGGGCCTCCGTCTTCATCGCCCCTTCACGAACGAATACCGTGCCTCCGAAAACTGCCCTTGAGCGGCCGGAGAGTATTCCCTTGTAGTAGAGGTTACTGGTTGAGTTTGGCTTCGTGTGGTCGATGTTGATGAAGTTATCGACATGCTGGTTGCCGGACGTTATGTACAGCCCGCTAAGGTCGGTCGAGCAGCCGTCACCAATGTGAATGTACAGGTCGTGCCTACCCATTCCGACACCCTTGTAGAAGGCGCGAGAGGCGAATCTGCTTCCGTCTTTCTGGTGGACCCTGGCGACTCCTACGTGGTAGGCCGAGTCGCCCTCGTCCATGAGTCGATAGTGCTCCAGCTGCGCCCCCTCCTCAACAACTAACTCGGCGACGCCATTGTTGAGGTAGGTGTTGTCTCCGAGGCCTATGTAGCTCTCGACGACGGTCGACTCTGATTCGGCGCCCGCAACGACGAGCACCCTTGGGTGGGCGACGATGCTATCTTCGTCTGAAGTGACGAACACCAGGTGCACCGGGCGTTCCATGCGCGTGCCTGCTGGCACATGTACCAGAGCGCCGTCGGTTATGAAGGCGGTATTCAGGGCGGAGAAGCCGTCGTCCTCGACTGAGGCGAGTGTGCCGATGTTTTGCTGGATTACGGCGCCGTCCCCACTCAGTGCATCCCGCAAACTCGAAACCGTGACGCTGTCCGGTTCGTGAGTATTGGAGAGGTCGCTCCTGTACTGCCCATTGATGAAGACCAGAGTGTTCCAGTCGTCCACCCACGGCGCAGCCTCTCGAATTACTTCGATCTCAGGGGCGCTCGCCTGGGTTGGGAGAGAAAATTCGGACCTGGCGATGGGAGCTACGTTGGTGTACTTCCATTCCTCGTTGCCCTTTCGGGCAGTGGGAAATCCGAGCCTCGAAAAGTTGTCATAGCCCTTCTGCCGGAGCGTGTTGAGCCAGGAAGGGCCTGTTGAAGGCAGACCAGAGTACTGGTCGGCGTATTGGCGATATGTGTCTAGTGTCTGTGTCATAGTTGCTTGGTTGGTCACCAACGGTTACCCGGTGACCGCAGCCTCCTCGATGATCCAGTCGTAGCCCCTCTCCTCCAGCTCCAGCGCAAGTTCCTTGCCGCCGGAGCGGACGATGCGGCCGTCGACCAGTACGTGAACGTAGTCGGGCTCGATGTAGTTGAGGATGCGCTGGTAGTGAGTGACCAGCACGATCGACTTTTCGGGGCTCCTGAACGAGTTCACACCGTCGGCCACCACGCGGAGCGCGTCGATGTCCAGTCCGGAGTCGGTCTCGTCCAACAGTGCGAGGCGGGGATCCAGGAGTGCAAGCTGAAGTATCTCGTTCCGCTTCTTCTCGCCTCCCGAATAGCCCTCGTTAACCGAGCGTCGCACGAGGTCGTCGTCTATGTTTACCAGTTCACGCTTCGAGTCGAGCATCCTGTCAAACTGACGGACGGAGAGCTCGGACTCGCCCTTGTGCTTGCGCAGCGCATCGACGGCAGCCTTGAGGAACTGCCACGTTCGCACGCCGGGAAGCTCCACAGGGTACTGCATGGCAAGGAATATGCCCTCTCGGGCGCGGGCTTCGGGGAACCACTCGATGACGCTCTGTCCGTCGAACAGGATGTCGCCGGACGTCACCGTGTACTCGGGCCTGCCTGCGACGACGTTGGCCAGAGTGCTCTTGCCGGAGCCGTTCGGCCCCATGATTGCGTGGACTTCGCCCTCGCTGACCGAGAGGCTTATCCCCTTCAGTATCTCGGTATCGTCAATTGAAACGTGTAAATCGCGTACTTCTAGCATTGCGTTTGTGAGTCCTGCCTTCTAGTTCAAGTTCCCAAAATAGCTAAGTGGTGTGTCCGCCCTTAAGTAGAGCGGATGCTTTGGTTGATTCTTCAATGTCATGCCAAGGTGGCCCATTTTCACACCGGATGCATGACTCTCCAGCATATTCATGACGTGCGAACCCCGGTCGAGGTGTTCTCCGTGATTGCCCCATGCGCAGACGAGTTCGTCGGCTTTGAGTGCGCAATCCATGATGTGTTCGTCGTTGTCGGCTCCAATCGGTTCCGGGTCTTGCCTGAGAACCGCTGGTTGGGTGGCCCTGAGACCAAATATGTTGCAGACCCACAGTGTGCCGTAGCCCCATGACCGTGCGAACCCTTTGGCTCGCGTCACGGTCGGGTCTGACTGTACCTCGTCAGCAGTGCTCGGATTCAGCATCAGGAACATACAGATACCGTCAGCGTCGGACAGTTTCGCCTCCAGCCAGTAGCGGTATCGGCGGTCTGAAGAGAAGACTGCGTTGTGGATCTTTTCCATAAGGACACTTGAAAAGGCACCTAGCGTCGCCTACTTCTGTTGGCCTGTGAGGGTCGTGGATCCAAAGGTCGTCCGGTGCGAGTCTCCAGACCATGAATCATCTCTCGCGCGTCCTCAATACCTTCGGCAATAGATATCTCAGGGAGCCAATCTTCATAGAAATTCTGGTGAAGACTGCTCACGCTCCCATATAGCCGCCTGATACTTCTCGGATCGTCGGTCTCATACGATAAGTCAGTGGCGATGTAGTTAAGGTCGGAGTGGGACCTGTTGCGCCACCCTCGGAACTTGGCAACAGACTTCAGATAGTGGGCAACTGCTCCCCACGCCTTCTCAGAAGCCTGTGGCAGATCGCCCGCCTCGAATTCTTCCTCCGCGTGCCGGAGGAAGCGCTCAGCGGTCACTATGTGATTCTCGATTTCGGCCTGAGTCATAGCTGAACTTGGTCTAGCCCACCGTGCCTTCGAGGCTTACGCGGAGGAGCTGGCTGGCTTCGGCGGCGAACTCGAAAGGGAGCTCCTTGAAGATGCCGCGGCAGAAGCCGTTGATGACCATGTAGTTGGCCTCTTCCTGGTCTATGCCTCGCTGCTGGAGGTAGAAGAGCTGGTCGTCGTTGACCTTCGACGTGGTGGCCTCGTGACCCATCCGGGCCGTGGGGTTTCTGACCTCGATGTACGGAATGGTGTGCGCTCCGCACTCGTCGCCGATCAGGAGGCTGTCGCACTGCGTGAAGTTTCTCGCGCCAGACGCGGACGGCATGATCCTGACCATCCCACGGTAGGTGTTCTGCGCCTTGCCGGCGCTGATCCCCTTGGCGACGATCGTGCTCTTGGTGTTCTTGCCCATGTGGATCATCTTGGTGCCAGTGTCGGCCTGCTGGTAGTTGTTCACCAGTGCGACCGAGTAGAACTCGCCGACGGAGTCGTCGCCCTGGAGTATCACACTCGGGTACTTCCAGGTGACCGCTGAACCGGTCTCGACCTGCGTCCAGCTAATCTTGGAGTTACGGCCGCGGCAGGCGCCGCGCTTGGTGACGAAGTTGAACACCCCGCCGTTGCCCTCTTTGTCGCCAGGGTACCAGTTCTGCAGGGTCGAGTACTTGATCTCGGCGTCTTCCAGAGCGACAAGTTCCACCACTGCGGCGTGAAGCTGGTGAGTCCTGCGAATTGGGGCCGTGCAGCCCTCGAGGTAGCTGACGTAGCTGCCCTTGTCGGCGATTATCAGGGTACGCTCGAACTGTCCTGAGTCGAGTTCGTTGATCCTGAAATATGTCATCAGCTCGATTGGGCAGCGGACTCCGGGGGGAACGTAGCAGAAGGAGCCGTCACTGAAGACTGCCGAGTTGAGAGTCGCGTAGAAGTTGTCAGTGTATGGAACAACAGACCCGAGGTACTTCTGCACAAGCTCGGGGTGCTTCTGGACCGCCTCGGAGATTGGGCAGAATATGACGCCCGCGTCTTCGAGCATCTTCTTATAGGTGGTGGCGACGGAAACGCTGTCGAGGACTGCGTCGACCGCCACGCCGCTCAGCTTCTTTTGCTCCTCAAGAGGGATGCCGAGCTTGTCGAATGCTTCGAGAATCTCGGGGTCGACATCGTCGAGGCTCTTGGGCCCGTCGTTCTGGGATTTTGGAGCTGCATAGTAGACCATGTCCTGGAAATCGATCGCAGGATATGTGACGTTCGCCCAGGTCGGCTCTTCCAGGTCGAGGCGTTCCCAGTGCCTGAAGCCCTTGAGACGCCACTCCAGCATCCACTCGGGCTCGTTCTTCTTGTGTGAAATGAACCTGACGGTATCCTCGGACAAGCCCCTTGGGGCAGTCTCCGATTCGTAATCGAATTCGAAGCCCCACTTGTACTGGGATTCCTCGATTCCGGTCTGCCTTGAGATGACCTTTTGTGTGGTCATAAAAGCGTCTCTCCTGTTTTGTTGATCAATGCAGTCAAGAATAGCAACCTCAAGTATAACGAAGCGTTTTCGCGCGGGTCAACTGATTTGCGCAAAGAGGAATTCCTGAAGCCTTCCAGGCGCATCCGAGCGGGTCAATCGATTCCACACTTATGTGTGCAGAACGTGCCCAGCTTACTTGCTACGATCAGGACTTAGGACTAATATGAACCGCAGTATTATGCCAAGAGCCAGAAACGAATTCACAAGTGTATCGAAGCTGAGCGCGGAGTCGTTTGGCGAACCGGGCCAGCGCACTTTCCGGATCCAAGTGGACAGCGCCAGCAGTTCGGCATCTATATGGATCGAGAAGGAGCAGCTCTTCCAGCTTGCCCTGGCCATCCAGCAGATGATGGCGACCCTCACCGAGGAGCAGGATCCCACGGGGGGACCACCGAATGATCGGGAGGCGCCCGGTCTGACCAGCCTGGACTTCAAGGTGATGAAGCTGGTGTTAGG
The Dehalococcoidia bacterium genome window above contains:
- a CDS encoding Rrf2 family transcriptional regulator encodes the protein MHIPVKVDYGVRALVDLALHHQSAPVRASEIAGRTMIPEPYLAQVLHALGRAGLVRSQRGRQGGHTLAMEPGDISLSSVMECLGPSDNLVACLVDLRACIHVPTCAQREVWQEVELAVDQILSSRTIGDLVDRSNAILSASSTGSQPLDFSNTQN
- a CDS encoding SUF system NifU family Fe-S cluster assembly protein; translation: MMNDLTDLYAEVVMDHNRRPRNFKKIDDPDRSAEGFNPLCGDQISLFLTMNGEDGIEDIGYVAVGCAISKAAASMMSEAVKGRSSEDAKKVIENFRMLLTRQAGDDFDYEILGDLEILEGVSGYPTRIKCATLPVHTLASALQESKKETVSTE
- the sufD gene encoding Fe-S cluster assembly protein SufD, encoding MTQTLDTYRQYADQYSGLPSTGPSWLNTLRQKGYDNFSRLGFPTARKGNEEWKYTNVAPIARSEFSLPTQASAPEIEVIREAAPWVDDWNTLVFINGQYRSDLSNTHEPDSVTVSSLRDALSGDGAVIQQNIGTLASVEDDGFSALNTAFITDGALVHVPAGTRMERPVHLVFVTSDEDSIVAHPRVLVVAGAESESTVVESYIGLGDNTYLNNGVAELVVEEGAQLEHYRLMDEGDSAYHVGVARVHQKDGSRFASRAFYKGVGMGRHDLYIHIGDGCSTDLSGLYITSGNQHVDNFINIDHTKPNSTSNLYYKGILSGRSRAVFGGTVFVREGAMKTEALQSDKNLLLSSDAEVDSKPALFIWADDVKCGHGATAGNVDESTVYYMRSRGIDLETASRLLIFGFTSEVIDTVDIPELHDYLEESFLDAIPKYEFSF
- the sufC gene encoding Fe-S cluster assembly ATPase SufC — its product is MLEVRDLHVSIDDTEILKGISLSVSEGEVHAIMGPNGSGKSTLANVVAGRPEYTVTSGDILFDGQSVIEWFPEARAREGIFLAMQYPVELPGVRTWQFLKAAVDALRKHKGESELSVRQFDRMLDSKRELVNIDDDLVRRSVNEGYSGGEKKRNEILQLALLDPRLALLDETDSGLDIDALRVVADGVNSFRSPEKSIVLVTHYQRILNYIEPDYVHVLVDGRIVRSGGKELALELEERGYDWIIEEAAVTG
- a CDS encoding DUF1643 domain-containing protein yields the protein MEKIHNAVFSSDRRYRYWLEAKLSDADGICMFLMLNPSTADEVQSDPTVTRAKGFARSWGYGTLWVCNIFGLRATQPAVLRQDPEPIGADNDEHIMDCALKADELVCAWGNHGEHLDRGSHVMNMLESHASGVKMGHLGMTLKNQPKHPLYLRADTPLSYFGNLN
- a CDS encoding PaREP1 family protein, whose protein sequence is MTQAEIENHIVTAERFLRHAEEEFEAGDLPQASEKAWGAVAHYLKSVAKFRGWRNRSHSDLNYIATDLSYETDDPRSIRRLYGSVSSLHQNFYEDWLPEISIAEGIEDAREMIHGLETRTGRPLDPRPSQANRSRRR
- the sufB gene encoding Fe-S cluster assembly protein SufB; translation: MTTQKVISRQTGIEESQYKWGFEFDYESETAPRGLSEDTVRFISHKKNEPEWMLEWRLKGFRHWERLDLEEPTWANVTYPAIDFQDMVYYAAPKSQNDGPKSLDDVDPEILEAFDKLGIPLEEQKKLSGVAVDAVLDSVSVATTYKKMLEDAGVIFCPISEAVQKHPELVQKYLGSVVPYTDNFYATLNSAVFSDGSFCYVPPGVRCPIELMTYFRINELDSGQFERTLIIADKGSYVSYLEGCTAPIRRTHQLHAAVVELVALEDAEIKYSTLQNWYPGDKEGNGGVFNFVTKRGACRGRNSKISWTQVETGSAVTWKYPSVILQGDDSVGEFYSVALVNNYQQADTGTKMIHMGKNTKSTIVAKGISAGKAQNTYRGMVRIMPSASGARNFTQCDSLLIGDECGAHTIPYIEVRNPTARMGHEATTSKVNDDQLFYLQQRGIDQEEANYMVINGFCRGIFKELPFEFAAEASQLLRVSLEGTVG